The genomic interval TCAGAGAAATAGGAACTCTAAAAGCAATAGGAGCACAAAGTTCAACCATATTGACAATGTTTGTTTTGGAGGCTCTAATAATAGGAATGCTTGGTGCAACTATGGGCTTGCTTGGTGGTATTGGCGGAGGATACGCTTTATCTCAGGCCACACCAAGGAATGAGGGCGATCCGCCTTTGATACCGCTTTTCTTTATTAGCGATATGGTAACTGTTTGGTTTATTTCTGTTGCACTGAGCGTCATTGCAGGGCTTTTACCAGCTTGGAAAGCTTCAAAGGTTAGTCCAATCGAAGCATTAAGGCCCAAAACATGAGACGTAAAGGTATCAAAATGTGTACAATTTATCATTGAAAATCACATCTATCGGAGATAAAAATACTAAACTTATAACAAATGTTTTTGCAAATATAGCGATGATACCAAACCGTAAACCAGTATTGGCTGTTACCTATTTGCTAACGGCTTGGACTTGCTTTTTAGTTTTGATTATAATGCAACCACAGATTTTAGAATTTGAAACAGTTAATGCACAGGCTCTGAATGACCCTAATCTTCAGCTAGAGTCAGTATTTAGTGGCTTTGTTTCACCCGTAGGTATGGCGTTTCTGGATGACACTGGAGAAAATATTTTAGTAATTGAGAAAAAAGGAACCGTTAAATTGATTTCTAATGGGGTATTACAAGATACTCCTATCAAGCAATTTGATGTGGATTTTCAAAGCGAGCGGGGCTTATTAGGAATAGAATCTTTGAGAGAAAATAATGGTACACGAATATTCCTTTACATGACAGAAGATGACCCCAATTTCACTGGGGATGGTTCTGGGGAAACCCTAAGAAACAGGGTTTACAGTTTCGATTGGGATGGTAATAATTTAGTAAATCAAAAACTTATCTTGGACCTTCCAGGAACGCCTGGTCCTAATCATAATGGCGGAAAGCTGACCCTAGACAAAGAAAATAACTTGTATGCCGTTGTTGGAGATCTTAATCATAGGACACAGTTACAGAATTTTGAAAACGGAGGCGATCCCGATTTAACTGGCTCAATTTTTAGGATAGATCCAAATACTGGTGAAGCCCCTCCAGATAATCCATTTATTAGTAGTAACATACCTAATATCGACAAAACTTTTGCATATGGAATACGAAACTCTTTTGGACTGACAGTCGACCCAATTACAGGTATCATATGGGATACTGAGAATGGACCTTCCATTTCTGATGAAATTAATATTGTTGAACCAGGATTTAATAGCGGATGGAGATCGATAATGGGTCCAGCTCCATCTTCTGAGGAGATAAATAACTTGGTGTCTATCTCATCGAATTCCAATTACTCTGATCCGGAGATAAGTTGGGTTGATCCCCCAGCTGTCACAGATATAGAATTCATAAATAGCAGAAACTTTGGACCTGACTACGAAAACAACCTATTGGTAGGAGACCATAACAATGGTAATCTCTATTTCTTTAAGATGAATAATGAGAGGAACGGATTAGACATTGAAGATAACATAATAGATTCAGAAAATGAAATGAATAATTATGTTTTGGGAAGTGGATTTGGAAGCATTACGGACATCGAGATAAGTCCAGATGGCAATGCTTACATCGTTTCTCTGGAGAATGGAAACTTGTACAGAATCTCATAAATTTTTTTATGAATTAAATATTTATTATATCGAATACCACTATAAATTATAAATGAAAAAAGAATTCATAGTTGCTAAAATTGAGGCATCCACTGATGGATCTCCATATATTTACGTTTCATTCAAAGATCCTAGCGAATATTTAAAATCTGGCGATAAACAAATGAATCCTTTTGGTTCAAACGTAATGGCATTTACTTCTCCTGAGGATTTAATGAAGAATTTACCAAAGGCAATGTCCAACATTACTAACATGTTTGGTGGTGGAGCAGCAAGTGACGCACCAACCTTTAAAGTAAGCATGAAAGAATATGATGAGCTAAAAATAAAAGTCGGAGATAAAGTAGTGATAGATATTCAAAGGTATGAACATAACGATACCTAATAATTTCCTCTAAGTTTTGAATTAATGTTTTAGAGGGAAACACCCCCCATGGGTATCCTAACTTGAAATAAAATTATAGTATCATTCTTCAATAGTCAGTTGCTCATTTTTTCTTCTTTCTGTTTCAATTATCAAGTGTTGTTCTTTATCTTCCATGGTAGTCCAGATGGCACCGCAATCAAAACAGAAATAATTAGACGTGATTTGAGGTATTGAGAGAGGCTCTTCAATTAAATTGGTATTGTATGTGGGTATAGATTTACTGGAATCAGAGGCTTTAATGCGGTCGGAAGTTTTATTATCATCGTCTTGTACGGTTGTTTTAGATTTAGATGATGTAGTTGTAACAGTTGAAGAAATTATTTGGTCTTGTTTTTGTTGAGGTTGTTTTGGTGGTGGTGTAGTTGACATAGACTCAGTTTTTTTTGATGCCCCAGCGGATGATGCGGGTGGGGATGAAGTTGATGTAGGTGGTGGTGATTGTGGAGATTTAGTGGATGAAGTTGATGTAGGTGGAGATTTAGCTCCCTCTTGAGACCCGGTATTTTTGATCTTGTCATCTTTGTTGCCATTATTGTTGTTAACGCTGTTATTCGCACCGCTACCTCCATCATTTTTTTTAGCTGTAGATTTTTTAGCATCTGATTCTTTTGATTCGGTCACTTTGCTCTCGTCCTTCTCACTCATCTTAAAACAAAGATATCTTATTCATGATTTTATATATTATTTACTAGGTTTTGTAAACAGGATGTA from Candidatus Nitrosocosmicus hydrocola carries:
- a CDS encoding PQQ-dependent sugar dehydrogenase — encoded protein: MYNLSLKITSIGDKNTKLITNVFANIAMIPNRKPVLAVTYLLTAWTCFLVLIIMQPQILEFETVNAQALNDPNLQLESVFSGFVSPVGMAFLDDTGENILVIEKKGTVKLISNGVLQDTPIKQFDVDFQSERGLLGIESLRENNGTRIFLYMTEDDPNFTGDGSGETLRNRVYSFDWDGNNLVNQKLILDLPGTPGPNHNGGKLTLDKENNLYAVVGDLNHRTQLQNFENGGDPDLTGSIFRIDPNTGEAPPDNPFISSNIPNIDKTFAYGIRNSFGLTVDPITGIIWDTENGPSISDEINIVEPGFNSGWRSIMGPAPSSEEINNLVSISSNSNYSDPEISWVDPPAVTDIEFINSRNFGPDYENNLLVGDHNNGNLYFFKMNNERNGLDIEDNIIDSENEMNNYVLGSGFGSITDIEISPDGNAYIVSLENGNLYRIS